CTTGGCCGCCCCGCATCCCTCTGCCCGCACCCACCTTGTCGTAAATGACACGCAGGAtgagggagcagctggggcaggTGGCTACGTCCTCGCCGTTCTCCAGGTCCTCCTGCAACAGCCCCCGGGAAAGAAGTCACCGACCCGGGGCCTGCCCGACCCACAAACGCCCATCACCGGCGGAGGCAGAGCCGGGGCCTAACGCCTTCCCTCCCCCACCTGCCGCCCTCCCCGCCCGGCCGCCGTTACCCGCGTGATGAGGAAGCGGTCCCCGCAGGGGCAGGGGTAGCTGTAGGTCTCCGTCTCTTCGTCATACTCGAAATCCTCGATCTCCACCTCATCGTGGAACACCGACATGGCGCCGGGGGGTGGGAAAGGGTAGGAACGGGCAGGAAGAAGCGGGACGGGGCGGAAGGGACGCAGGGACGCACGCACTCCGTCCCGTGACGCGATGCGGCGGCGGGTAGGGCGGCGGCGGTGGGGGGGAGCGCGCCCCCGGGGGACCACTGGGGCTCGGAGGGCAAAGGGGGCGAAGGGGGAGGACCAGGACCAGGACGTGGGGCTGGCCGGGCCGGGCCGTGCCGTGCCGTGGAAGTGTCCCCGGGGATGTCCCCGGTTCGTCCCCTCTCCGACGGGAACCGTCCGCCCTCCCCGACCGATGCCCTTCTTTCCCCGGCACTGCCGCTGCTCTGCCCTGACTTCCCAGCTTGACGGGCGGAGCGGAGCAGAGATCCGCGGGGCTGAGGGGTGGCGGCAGGGTCCTGCTGCGACCTTGTCCTTCCCCGCCTCCCGGGCCCGGGCGGGAGAACGGCGGGGACGCAGCCTCCCGGCCTCTCCGGCGCTGCCCCGGTTCAGCCAAGCTCCTTCCGTGCCttcccccacccaccccccctctCCTTCCATGTCCCTTCCTGCTAGGTCAAGGGGAAAAGCTTTTTTCGGTCATTGCTTTCGCTGGAGGGCTGGTTCCGAGCGGTGTCTCTTACCGATCTGGCTTTTTGGGAGATTTCCTATCCAGGTCGCTTGAGTATCGTGACTTCCCCTCAGCGTTCTTGCAGTAACTTTATCTCAGTTTGCACTTCAGTGTGATACAGACTAACTACAAGTAACTCTCTCTGTTCAAATACTGATGTAGGGTTGAGGGAAAGAAGAGATGCAGCCTAGATTTCGAGCGATATTAACCCAATGCCAGTGGGTCAGAGGGTAAGGAGAACTGAATTAATAAATTGAGCAAAGGAAGGACTAATATACAGATGTAGCgctcttttctctccttggggcaaaggaagaaaaggtctATTTGGAGGGATTATTTCTGTAAGGGCTTGGGtgagaagagaataaaaaataatgggaCGGTATCCTACCAGACCAGAGCTTGGGAGGCTGAAGCACCACACTTACTGAGGGCAGGGAATTGCAGAAGAACTGGATGAGAAAAGAAGGTCACGGAAATGACAGATGGAGTAAAGGTTGGACGTGTGTTGTAAAGGCATGAGTCAGACTTGTATGTGGTGGAGAACCAGGACTTATTATAAGAGATTTGGGAGTTTATTAGTTACAGACTAAAatttacaaatgttttttgttaTGATTTTCAGGATTTGGAAGTACTGACAGTGTAAATGGAACAAATATCTTGAACTACCATTCAACtaaattagttttaatttagGGTAGAATCTCAGACTTAAAATAGTCTGTTTCAATAGGATCTTTCAGCCCTACTTGAAAATTCTAGTTGCTACAATAAAATAAGactgagatttattttgttttcagtattatGCACTGATACTAAACTGCACATTTCCTTGTTGGTTTATCTTTTTATATGTAGACCTGAACATCTTTGCTTCCTAAAGTGGTAGCAGTGCTTAGCAGCAGAATTAAGCCAAATACATAAACAAAATCTTTGTATTGGATTTTAAAGTTAGGCTGCTTGCTTTACCAGCAGATGTCGCCGTGTTAAAGATTTGGCTATTAATTACAGACAGGGTTTTGAAGGACGTGAGGcgatttaaaaatgaaaaaaaaaagaatagctaaatctttgttttcagtcCTTGGCCTCTGTAGCAAATCGTCGGTCTTTATGTGCTTCTTTGGAATGTTGTGGTGATTTAATTAGTCCCGGCTATTGGCATAAAGAGGTTACCTGAGAATGTCCATGTTCAAACATCCTTCATTTTTATGTTGCATTAGTTGATGTGATGGAGtgaaaattttgaaaacatgaatcaaaaaatactttgaagcctaaaaaaaaaaaaaaaaggatatttagATAGATACAAACAAGACCTCCCATCTAAAATGCTCCATATTCTAAAATTATCTCATGAATTTGAGTAGTTTGATGATATGTGAGGGCTCAGGGTCTACAGACTGAACATTATGATGTAGAGGAATGCGAGCTGTTCATTAGATGTGTACTTAGTCttgctaaaataatttaagaatatTAATACTTTTGTTACCCATAGCTTCTATACATTTGCATGTTTgtaatgttttgtttaaatacagTGCCTCATATATGTTACGGAAAAAAATGGTAGCATAATTGTGCTCATTGGTGTtaagaaagttttaaataattccaCTTTGAAAAGTTGCAAGATGCTGTGGAATTAAATGCtaagatgcttttaaaaattacgGGTAATTAAAAGCTTCAGGAAGTATTTCTTGTGCTTGAAAGTGGGTGTTTTGAGTAGTTACAGTAAATGTATTCTGTTTCTGAGCAGCCTAATTTATGAAATCTCTGCTTCCCATTTCTACAAGATTAAAAACAGGACAAATTACTAAGTGACCAGCCAGTGCAGCTGTTAGTGAAAGCCTAGAGAGTGTAGGCCTGAGGAGTTAAAACAAGCTGGCTCGTTGCCATTTCAAAcaattcaaaatgaaaaacaacattGTGAAAAGAAATTACATGCTTTAAAAGAATGCAGGCAAAGAGatttaaatggaagaaaaagattaGGAATGTTTTTAAGAAGCAATGGACTGCATCATAGGAATAATGATGATAATTTGATAGGTGATAATAATATGATAGGGAATTCTGCAAATCCATTATAGGAAAAGTGAAGGCAGATTTACAAGCAATGAGAGAATCTCTTGGCTCACTGTGAACCTGTTCTTGAGTTTTGTAAATTAAGGGTATTTCTGACTTACTTTGAATACTACACATGTACTTTATCTGTCTTTCACAGCTCCATTTGAGTATGCACTTCTAAAGCTTCACACCACGTTTCCACTGTAGTGCAAGTAACCCTCTGCCACTTGCTGAACGGTTTAAATGTACTATGTAGGATAGATGGAAGGATGAGAGgtgtatattttttaattaacctGTGAAGAGTttgatttaatgttttaaaaaatttcttatcCAGAACCCTTTCTTTAGCAATAGAAAGGGAATGCATATTCAGTGTTTGTCTGATCTCTTTTCAAACAAAGTTATTGTTTAAGCATTGACAATGACAAATATTTtggctggaagggacttctgagGGTCATCTAATCAAAGCTGCTTCTTAGAGCAGAAGAGTTGTCAGCACTGGGCTAGGCCAGCCCCAGGTGCAGATCTTGGTACTTCTTTAAATTCATGAGGTTTCTGTGTTCCAGTCCTGCAGTTTCTCAGTGTTCCTTTGAACTGATGCCCTATCATTCAGCATGTCAGCCACCCCTCTAATTTAGTGTGGTGCATTCTGTCTCCTCATGCAAGTCACTGATAAAGTCACTGTAGCCCAGCACCAACCCCAGGCTACTTTACTAACCAGCAACTGAAGCAACTTGAAGCCATTGAGCCTTTCTGGTCtgctcacccacccacccaccctcccgCCCAGACAGTTTTCAGCCACTCCAGCATTCCATCTATCCTCGTCTTCCTAATGTGTGTGCTGTGGGAAATGGTGTCAAAAGCCACAGGAACATCAAGGTGTATTTGTGTTGTGCGTACTGCTGTCACCTTAGCTGAATGGCCAGACATTTTATTGCAGTAGATATTTAAATTTGTCAAACATAATTTGCCCTTGGTAAATCTGTGTTGAATCTCCCTTATCTTAAGTTTTCACCAAGGGGACAAACTCCAAGCATTTTCCCAGAGGCCTGAGGTGATGCTGACTGCATGGTTTCTTGcctctcttaaaaaaaccagccttccattagtctttttttttccagtcaacTGGGGACTTTCTCTGATTACTGTTTTTTGTAGGTGACAGACAGTTGCCTCACAAGCCAGTCAGATGTGTCTGTGAGCAACCTTGAACATATCCCTTCTGGGTCTGTGCATTGAACTGCATCTAGATTCTCTTAAGGTGCTGCTGGCCTTACTCCTGCTTATCTCTCCCCAAACACTACAGGCATGAGTATTGGTATGGGTGCAGGCTTTGCCTGTGAAGACCGAGGCAAAAAAGTATTGAGCCTTTTCCATAGGATCTCTGATGACGAGTTTGTCTTCTTCAGTAGATGGATTAATATTTTCACATCTTTATGATtcttttgtacttttaaaattccttcttgTTACCCTATATGCCTATTGCTAGTTTTAGCTCCAGCCGAGCTTTGGCGTTCCTGATTTAATGGAAATAAAGGGTGAAAACAAGCCATGTCAAACAGTGGGTATTTTATTTaactaatatttatatggattTTTCAGGAGCTGGTGGTTCTGAAGACCGTCCACTCATCATGGCTCATGCTACTATTTATGTGGGTCCCCAGTTACTGAGACGTGCTAGCAGAACTTTTTCCACTCATCCTGCATTGGTGGTGTTGAGGCACTCTGCTTTTTGTTACTGCACAGTGAATGGGTAGGTAATCCCCATACCTCCTGCTTTCAGTGGGACAGAATCATAAGCCAGCTATGGGGGGCAGGCCAGTAGTAGCCCCAAGTCAGCTGAGAGCTTAAATAAGGGCAATTGCCCCCAAGGTGACCAACAGGTACATCCATCCCACACCACTCACCTCATGCCCATTATAAAAGGGGGAAGCATGCTGAGGCCTGAGAGTTTCATTTCCTGGAGCTCTTCTCTCAACCTATTGCTTCCTCTGCTACTCCCAAAGATGAGGCTGAGTATAAGTTTATATGTTTTATATTGGTGTTTGTATAGAATTTGTTATTTAATTAAACCTGTTTATATTTCAACCCTTggggtttctttcttcttcctcaaagGGTCATCAGGTGAAAGTAAACTACTTCATTTTTGTCTCAGATACAGGCAAAATTAAGGCAACATACACAAacttttgggttgtttgttcgtggggttttttttctgagaaagaatGTCATGCTAACATTGTCAAAAATGAAACTGACAAATTAATACATACCTATAAATACTTATTTGACTCCCAATTATATGTTTTACTTAGTTCTTATTTAGACGTATGTCAGCTGTAGTCTGGATTGCACTGGTAAATTTTTATGTTAATAGAAATTCGCATCAGTAAGGGACAGCACAGCTGTCACTGACAattatctttgctttttgttgcaGCACAATAAAATCAAAAATGAAAACGGATCATCTAGAGAGGACAGCAAATAATTTTCGCCAGgaggtttgtgttttctttataatgtaaggagggtttttttactgGTGCGAGGAAAGAGGATAATTGTATTAGATGCTTaggctttgttttattttctattggAGTCTCttttacttgtttttatttccctcatTTTTCGTATTTGGTATAGTCATAAGTGTGCTTTGTGGTCAAAGGGTGAAATGTAATGAGGTGGAAAAATTATTGTTGACATGTAATGCTGTTTATGTTGGACAAGAAATTTAATAGAATTCTGGTCAAGTATAGATTATGGTCAGTAATGAAAGCACACTAATACCTATCATCTCTACACAGACATTTTATGGATTTCTACAATTCTGATTTAAATTTGAGATTTAAAATGTGGGAAATGCCATTTTATAACGTAAGGAGTAAGATTAAAAGTGTAGATATTTTGAAGGGAGAAATGATAGAAGTTGTAGAAAGTATCTTGGCTTGTATCTATTTTAACTCACAAGTACAACAAAGATAGAACATTGTTCTCCAAAATCCAGAAATAACCTATTCTGTATCTCAGTGTTGTGCATTCTTTTTCATAATGTTCAGaggtgaatcatagaattggctgggttggaagggacctcagagatcatcaagtccaacccttgatccactaccgctgcagttaccagaccatggcgctgagtgccacatccagtctctttttaaatatctccagggatggagaatccactacttccctgggcagcccattccaatgtctgatcactttctccataaagaaattccttctaatatccaacctaaacctcccctggcacaacttaagaccgtgccctcttgtcttgctgagagttgcctgggaaaagagaccaacccccacctggctacaccctcctttcagggagctgtagggagtgatgaggtctcctctgagcctcctccaggctgaacagccccagctccctcagcctcacctcacaggacttaaACCCTTTTATTTCATATAGGAAATTCCTTTCTGTAATTAGCTAAAGTacttattttgaattttttttaatactgggAGAATATTACTTCAGTTCTCAAAAATGTTTCACCAGTGAAAAGAATTGTGCATTTTTCCTAGACTTTTcaggagaaataaaacctttttgactgaaaaatcacatctttagttcccagcagctgggaaactGTCCACTTTTTTCTCCATTGTTCAATCAGTTTCTCTCAGTCTTGAGTATCTGTGCATGACAGTCTTTGCATGTGTCCCACAGCAGGACAAGCTCCGTGTTCTCAAACACACTACACAGGTGTTAATGCCCGAATGTTATGTTACGGTTTTCACTATGAGTCTGTCTGAGAAAAAGTCACAGGCTTAGGGAATTCACTGAAGAAGAATGGGTGGAGGGGATACATAGGTAACCCCAAAACTGGAGATTCAGCATCTGTGACAAATTTAGACAGATGAGAGAAATGTAGGCTCGTTCTGCCTGTTTCCAGGCTGTCAGTTCACACCTAATAGCAGTGCTTATTTGGGTACAGACTAGCATTGCTTGTGGACATTCAGCTGCTCAGGCTGATCCATTTATGCCAGAATAACTCAATAAATGGACAGAAAGAGTGTAGAGATGCACAGatgcacactttttttttttgcttcaggcgtgaaaaaaacctaaactaaaaaaacctaaactatTGCACTTCAGAGTTTTGCAACcgtgtttttcattttgaatattTCTGGTTGCCTGCCATTTCTACTTTTTCTGCTCAACATAAACACTAGGTAGCTGCAAGCACATGGTAAATGGATCATTGTGATGTGTTGTAAGCTCTGAGGTGGTACAGGGAGCTGTGTAAGGTTTAAGGAAGAGAAGGATGCTGtaggtgaaggagcagagctcagtTCCAGTACTGCAAATTCTCTGCATTTCAGAGGAttatgctgtttctttttttaatgcttgatttattctttgttattttatttctgaccACTTTAAAATCCGTTTGTTTTAAATCCGCTGCTTGGTTTTAAATTCCATATAATCAGCAGTTGGCTTCCCTCAGTCTGTGTTCCCTTATTTGGCCATATTGGTCCtgcagaaagatgaaagaatcCTAAGGTCTGCCTTGCATTAGTGTCTGTGCTAcactgcctggagaagagtggTGGGAGGATATGGGCAAGGAAAAGAGCTTAACACATGAAATTCAGAAGTCTGAAGTCCTGTATTCTCCTCCCTCTCACTGCAGCCTTGCTCTGCCTCAGCTGGATACTCTTGTGATGGTCCAAGTTACTAGTTGAATGTCTTTGATCACCCAATTTACCTCCAATGTtttgaaaaaagcttttcatacTGATTAAGAATTAAGTTTCCAGTGCTCTCTGTCAGATTTATCAGCCAAAGAACAAATTGGGGAGTGTACTAAGGGCTAAAGAAGGGAATTCAGAAGGTCTATACTTAATGTCCATTTCCTGCACTTGGAAGTTTCTCCAGCAGAACAACCATTTAAGTCGTGTATCTGACAAATCTCTTGCTTAACTTAGAGTGACTGCATTCCTCACTTAATACTGTCTGCTAAAGTGGAAATGTATGCTACTTTAAATTGGCAAGTGTCCTGCTGATTAATGGGACAGTGCACGTGTTCTGATGTTGCTTTATGAATAAACTAATTTCCTGCCATGTGTTTTAAATTATAGCATAGTTgcttaagttttaaaatttttttggtttctttgatCTTATACTAATGAGAAATAGTAGAGTTGTGGTGGTATTATTAGTATTTCCTAATGTAGTAAATGACATCAGCATTTTTAACAGAGTAAGATCTGCATATTAGCCTGTGTAGAAAATATTTAGAGCATTAGTTTCTTTGTAGAGGAAAAAGGCTGATAATTATAACTCAAAAATAcctgcagaggaagagcaggagggcAAGGgatgaaaatctgttttgtgcTGAAGGGCATCAAAGAGTTGGAAGTGGGGAGCTCCTTCCCAGCGGTCCTGTTGCAAAATCTattcatttataaaaaaattattttacacatttttaaaataatctcctTCGAAGCAGTATAAGCTATTGCAACTATATTGCATCCCCTCCCATCTGGTTGCCAAATAAAAACTCATCTGTGAACTATCACTGAATGCTTGTGTCCCAGTTTCCCTGTCTTTATAGATCACATACGTGATCAAATATGTGTATGTAAAAGTAGTAACATGACtcatggttttatttcattaatgcATAGACTTTCAGTAATGTATTTAATTACTTAAATAAAACTTGATACAGATCCAGAATTCTCCCTGGGACCTCAGTAGCAGCTGATCTTTTATGAGAGTGCTTTGTCAGTCTTTAAATCAGAGATCTTTTTACTTTGTTGCTAGAAAGATATAGGAGTGTTTGCCGTGTATGGATGTAAAAGGGATCTGAAAACTGATAATTAGCAATCACTTCTCTTCATCATTATGtttatgaaataaaagtttACATAATCTTAGAATAACCCTGTCAAAAGTGACAGAGATGGTGTACTGTAAGTAGAAAGTAATTTCTCCATTCAGTGACCATGTATGTGAATCCATTTGTGTTTCTCTACcccagggaaaaaatattggTATTTTAGGTAATGAAGTGTCACAGATAGCATGCAAAATGATAGATATCTCCTACACAGTTTCTTGATTACTTTTGCTGCAAATGATGTCTACGTAACACaaagtcttatttttcttttaggttaTTTCACAAGCAAAAGTGTGTGGGATCACCAATGAATCGGAAACAGTCAAAAGACTTCGTTTGGCTGTTGCAAATAAAGACTTTACTTTCAAAGCAGGACAGTGGTAAGATCTTGTGAGGGGAAAATCACCAGCATAAGTCCACTATTACAAAATGTTTAAAGGCCTCTGATACTTGAGCGTGTAAAATTTGTTAGTTTGtataatgtttttttgttattgggTGTTCTGTGAAACAGCCACTATTTAGCTTACGTGTAACGTAGCTATCATTAAATATGCTAATGTTTATTCTTTAAGTgttcagtttggtttggtttggtatCTTCACCTGGTTTAAGTGTATCACATTGTTTCTTCATGAGTAATTTGGAGGACACTGCACTTAATTCTCCAAGCTGCCTTTACTATCTGTTTA
This DNA window, taken from Calypte anna isolate BGI_N300 chromosome 2, bCalAnn1_v1.p, whole genome shotgun sequence, encodes the following:
- the DPH3 gene encoding DPH3 homolog, which produces MSVFHDEVEIEDFEYDEETETYSYPCPCGDRFLITREDLENGEDVATCPSCSLILRVIYDKEQFMRDEVIAEPLTNKELVKC